Within Peptococcaceae bacterium 1198_IL3148, the genomic segment TTTGGTGCGGACAGACATTAGTTTTGGATTGAGGAAATAACTTTCTAATCCGTGCAGCAGTAAAATCATTACAATTACCGCAACGACTTTGCTAATACCGCCCATGGTAAAGGCAATGATGGACAGGGGAATAAAGGAAATCACCACTCCCGCCACCGGAATAAGTCCCAATACAAAGATCATAAAGCCCAAGCCCACATATTGTGTAAATCCGATGAAGGCCAAAATAACTACCGAAAGAATGGCGTTAATAAAGGCAATTAAAATTTGTACTTGCAGCACCTTACCAAAGGAATTAATAAATTTTTTTCCAATGAAGGCGTAATAGGTGTAAAAATAGGCAACTTTACTATTCTCTAGCTTTTGACAAAGCTTGGCAATTCTGCCCTTTTCCAAGTTAAAGAAGAGGCTGAACAGAAAGGCCAAAATAACATACATACCAAATTCTCCGGTGTTGGTAATCAGCCCCATGATGGCCTCTTCGGCCATATGAATGTATTCTTCAATATTTATCTCTTGTATTAAAGCGAACAGCCGGGGATCTAAGGTTTCGGAATATTCCTTAAAGCTAAAGGATGTTACCTGGGCGCCAATGGCCGTTAACTGTTTAAGTAAAAGGGGAATATATTTGACCAGGGCAATCATCAACCCAGCGGTAACAAAAAGATACAAAAAAATTGTTACCAGTTCCCCTTTGATGGGGAACACTTTGTGGATGTGTTTCCAAATAAACCTTTGCATATTAGAAAACAAAAATGTAAAGATAAAGGTCAGTAACAGCAAATCAAAAAGACTTTTCATGCTGTACAACAATCCAAACAGGATGGCTGTGGCAAAGAGTTTTTTTATGCCCTCTTCCCGCATCAGCTCTCTTAAAAACTCCATGTTGTTCTCCTCTCATTGGACTTATTTAAAATTACATTAATTACCTTTAAGAAACCAAAATAAATAAGGATTACGAACAAAGCCGAAATCCTTAGTACACATGATGTCAGAGAACATTTTAGCTAATATATTAATTTCATAATAGTATTTATCCCATGAAATTGTCAAGAACAGCTTTTGGAAATAGCCCAGCAGCAGGAATTTTCTTGTTTAAGAAGAATATGTAAGACGCAAATAATTTGTTTGATTTAGGTTAATAAATATATTGATATCGATAAATTGGAAATGGAGGGTTTTATAAAATGGTTAAAGCGGAGCTATATACTTGGAGTAACTGTCCCTATTGCCAGCGGGCTAAAGTTTTATTAGAAATGAGAAACATTCCTTATACTGAGCATAACCTTGATAATAATGATGAAAAGAAGGCGGAATTATATCAGCAGACTGGTCAAATGACGGTGCCCTTTGTCTTTATTAATGGTAGATTCATCGGTGGTTTTTCTGATTTAAAAGAGCTT encodes:
- a CDS encoding glutaredoxin domain-containing protein translates to MVKAELYTWSNCPYCQRAKVLLEMRNIPYTEHNLDNNDEKKAELYQQTGQMTVPFVFINGRFIGGFSDLKELDDAGKLDTIDQ
- a CDS encoding AI-2E family transporter, producing the protein MEFLRELMREEGIKKLFATAILFGLLYSMKSLFDLLLLTFIFTFLFSNMQRFIWKHIHKVFPIKGELVTIFLYLFVTAGLMIALVKYIPLLLKQLTAIGAQVTSFSFKEYSETLDPRLFALIQEINIEEYIHMAEEAIMGLITNTGEFGMYVILAFLFSLFFNLEKGRIAKLCQKLENSKVAYFYTYYAFIGKKFINSFGKVLQVQILIAFINAILSVVILAFIGFTQYVGLGFMIFVLGLIPVAGVVISFIPLSIIAFTMGGISKVVAVIVMILLLHGLESYFLNPKLMSVRTKLPIFFTFLALVIGEHFFGMWGLLMGLPLFMFLLDVAGVKLDEKN